Below is a window of Candidatus Viadribacter manganicus DNA.
TGGATTGTTGCGGCGTGTGCGCCGCCGTGCTCATCGGCAACGGCGCGCCGGGGATGGCGATCGGACCTGGCATTACATCACTTCAATTTCGGCCTGGATCGCGCCGGCGGCCTTCAGCGCCTGCAGGATCGAGATCATATCGCGCGGTGTGACACCCAGCGCGTTAAGGCCGTTGACGAGTTGGCGAAGCGGGACGCCGCCGGGCACCATGACAAGGCCACCGGCTTCTTCATCCACGTTCACGCCGCTTGATGGCGCGACCACGGTCTCGCCGCGCGAAAGCGGCGCGGGTTGGCTGACGAACGGATCTTCTTGGATCGAGATGGTGAGGTTGCCCTGCGCGATCGCAACGGTCGAAACCTTCACGTTCTCGCCCATGACGACGATGCCGGAGCTTTCGTCGATAACGATGCGGGCGGGCGTGTCGACCTCGACTTCAAGGTTTTCGATCTGGCTGACGAGCGTGACCATATCGCCCGAATATTCGGCCGGGCGAGAGAGCACGACGGAGCCTGGATTGCTGGCGCGGGCAGCGTCGGCGCCGAGCAAATGATTGATCGCGCCGGCGATACGCTGAGCAGTTGTGAAATCGGGGTTTCTAAGCGCCAAACGCAATTCTTGCTGCGCGGCGATGTCGAAATGGATTTCGCGTTCCACCAGCGCGCCGGATGCGATGCGGCCGGCTGTTGGCACGCCGCGCGTGACCGATGAACCAGATTGGCCGGAGGCGGAGAAGCCGCCGATGGCGAGTGGGCCTTGCGCCACAGCGTAGACCTGTTGGTCCGCACCCATCAGTGGCGTGACCAGAAGCTGGCCGCCCGCGAGGCTGCGCGCGTCGCCCAGCGCGGATACGGTGACGTCGATGCGCGAGCCCTGCGAAGCGAACGGCGGCAAGTTCGCCGTGACCATGACGGCGGCGACATTGCGCGTGTTGAGGTTGGCGCCGGCGGCGGCGACCCCGAGCCGTTCGAGCATGGCTTCCAAGCTTTGGCGGGTGAAGGCCGAGTTGCGGAGCGAGTCACCGGTGCCGGCGAGGCCAACGACAAGGCCGTAGCCGACGAGCTGGTTTTCGCGGACGCCTTCGAAGTCGGTGATGTCTTTGATGCGTGTGCCAGCATACGCCATCGGGGCCGCGATCGGCGCGGTCATGGCGGCGACAGAGCAAACGGCGAGCAGTGCTGACCGTGCAGCGCGTGAGGCTATTCCCATCTGAGCGATAGGTGAGCAGTTCGGTTAACAAGGGTTCAAGCTTGAAACGTTAATCAATCGGAAACAGCAGCAGCTGAGAGTGCGCGCCGATGAAGATCGAACCAGGCCGCAATGTTGGCTCGTCCAGTTCTGCCGGAAAAGCGGGCAAGACGGCCGCGCCGGGCTTTGCGCCCGCAACGGATGCTCCGCAACGCACGGCGGCGGCGGCGCCGACGGGGGCGGTCGCTTCGCTGGACTCTATTTTGGCGCTCCAAGGGGCTGAAGACCCGATGCAGCGCCGGGCCCGGCAACGCCGGCGCGGCCAAGAGGCCCTCGATACGCTGGAAGAATTGGAGCGCGGATTGGTGCTGGGGCGCGCCCCCGGAGGCCTAAAAGCTCGATTGGAGGCCCTGCATGGGCGCTCCGAACAGACAGGTGACGCCGGTCTCGACGCGATCCTTCATGAGATTGACGTAAGGTTGGCTGTAGAAGCCGCAAAGCTCGAACGCATCTCGGGAAAAGTTTGATTGCTGCACCGCAACGTGCGGAAAACACATGACTTTGGCGCCCGTCTTGCTCAATGGACGCCGGTCAGGACGATGGTTATAAGGCGCGCGCCTCGCTCAGGCGTCGGAGTTCCGAAATGGCGACCTCTACGAAAGAATATCGCCCCAGCGAAGACGAGCCGTTCATGAATGAGCGGCAGCGGGAATTTTTCCGCAAGAAGCTTTTGGCCTGGAAAGAAGAGATCCTCGAGGAATCTCGCGGAACGATCGCGACGCTGCAGCAGGACACGGTCAACGAGGCCGATCTGGCTGACCGCGCCACCAGCGAAACCGACCGGGCGCTTGAGCTGCGGACCCGTGATCGCCAGCGCAAGTTGATCTCCAAGATCGAAGAAGCGCTGCGCCGGCTCGATGATGGCTCCTATGGCTATTGCGAAGAAACGGGCGAACCGATCGCTTTGTCACGCCTCGAAGCGCGGCCGATCGCAACGCTTTCGCTCGAGGCCCAAGAGCGCCACGAACGCCGTGAACGCGTTCACCGCGACGATTGACCGGATCCGGGCTGCGGGCTGGGATTGTGAAACACGAATCTGCCCGTGTAGTTTGTGGCCTTTCCAGTTTAGGTAGGCCTATGCGCTCGATTATTCGTACCTCTGTTCTTGCCGTCGCCATGCTGACCAGCGCGGCCTTCGCTCAATCCACGCCGAACGGCCCGCCTGTCCCGGTGCAAGAGGGCACGGCTGTGGTCCAAGAGGACGGTGCGGTGCGGTCGGGTGAGCAAATCACCGATGGCTCGCGCCCGGACCCCGACGCCGAAGTGATCTGCCGCGTCATCCAAGAAACCGGATCTCGCCTGGCCCGCCGCCGCCAACGCGTCTGCGGCACGCGCACGATGTGGGAACAACTGGCCGACCAGACCGCTGACTCGGTTCGCGGCACCGGCGCCAACACCGCACGCCGCGACTAATCCCGTGCTGCTTCACGACGCTGCGCTATCGTATCTGCACTTCATCTTCGCGCTGATCCTCGTCGCCGCGCTGGCTGCGGAGGCGTTCATGTTGAGGTTGCCGGTCGATGGCCGCGTGGCGAGGCTGCTGCTGCGGATCGATCTCTTCTACGGCGTCAGCGCCGTAGGGGTGATCGCCGCAGGGCTCGCGCGTGTGTTTTGGGGCGCGAAGGGCGCAGAGTTCTACGGCGCGCAACCCTTCTTCTGGGCCAAGTTGGCCGCCTTCGCGGTGATAGGGATCATCTCGATCGCGCCGACGCGGAAGTTTATTGGATGGGTGCGTCAGGCCGGGAAGGACGCTGCTTTTGCCGTTGCTGAAGCGGAGGTCAAAGGCGTGCGCCGTCTGGTGATGATCGAGGTTCATCTGCTGGCGTTGGTGCCGTTGTTCGCGGCGCTTATGGCGCGCGGTATCGGAAGCTAAACGCTCCACATTTCCAAGGCCTGCGCTAAGCTCTCCCAAAAGATAAGCCGGGAGGCATGCATGGCGGCGTCGTTGAGGCCGGAAGAATTCGACCTGATGGCGACGCTCGGCGATGTGCCGCGTCATCATGCGCGCGAGCGCGGAGATCGCGTTGCGCTGACTTTTGAAGGCCGCGACACGACGTTCGCGCAGCTCAACGATAACTCAAATCGCACGACAAACGCGCTGATCGCGGCTGGGCTGAAGGCTGGTGATCGGGTCTGCTATTTCGGCAAAAACAGCGACCATTACTTTGAATTGCTGTTCGCGGTGATGAAGGCCGGCGCGGTGATCTCGCCGATCGGTTGGCGGCTTTCGGCAGACGAAGTCGCTTACATCGTCGATGACGCGCAATCGTCTCTTTTGTTCGTCGGACCTGAATGCTTCGAGGTGGCCGAGGCCGCCGCGGCGATGAGCCAGACAAAGCCGAAGATTATCGCGATGGAGCCGGGCGCGCATGGGCGCCCGGTGTTCGAGCCTTGGCGCAATGCTTTCCCGGCTGAGGATCTGAACATCGCTGTGACGCCGCAAACGACGGCGCTGCTGCTTTACACCTCAGGCACCACCGGACGGCCAAAGGGCGTGATGCTCACCAGCGCCAATATCCTGCGCTCGCGGCGAAATCTCGCTGAAGCCAAAATGGGGTGGAATGAGTGGCAGGAAGGTGAGGTCAGCTATTGCGCCATGCCTGTTGCGCATATCGGTGGGACCGGTTGGTGTTTGGTCGGGCTGATCAATGGCGTGAAGAACGTTGTCGCGCGCGATTTCAATCCGATGGAAGCGCTGGAGGTTATTCCGCGCGAACGTATCGCGAAGATGTTCATGGTCCCGGCGGCGCTGCAGTTTGTGATCCGAACGCCGCGGGCGCGTGAAATCGACTATTCGAGCCTGACGCACATCCTTTATGGCGCATCGCCGATGCCGGTCGATCTGTTGCGCGAGTGCATGGAAGTGTTCGGCTGCGGGTTTGTTCAGCAATACGGCATGACCGAGACGACGGGTACAGTGTCGTATCTGCCCCCGCAGGATCACGATCCAAAGGGCAATCAGCGCATGCGTTCGGCCGGCTTGCCGATGCCGGGTGTTGAGATGGCGATCTTTGATGCTGATGGAAAGCGGCTGGGGCCAAACGAGAGCGGCGAGATTGCGACGCGCTCAGCTGCGAACATGAAGGGCTATTGGCGCAAGGAGGACGCGACCGCCTCAACAATCAACGGCGACGGTTGGCTGCGTACTGGTGATGCTGGTTACATCGATGAGGATGGCTACGTTTATATCCAGGACCGCATCAAAGACATGATCATCACCGGTGGTGAGAATGTGTATCCGGCTGAGGTTGAGAACGCTGTGCACGGACATCCGCATGTTGCTGAGGTCGCGGTGATCGGCGTACCGGACGCGACATGGGGCGAGAGCGTTAAAGCTATCGTGGTGCCGAAGCCGGGCGTGACGCCGGATGCTGATGATATCATCGCGTTCACGCGCTCGCGTATTGCTCACTTCAAAGCGCCGCGCAGCGTTGATTTTCTTTCGACGCCGCTGCCGCGCAGCGCCAGTGGCAAAATCCTGAGGCGTGAGCTTCGTGAGCCATATTGGGCGGGCAAAGACCGGCGCGTGAACTAGAGCTGACGTTTACCTGTCACGAAAACAGCGGTGCATGGCGAAAAAATAGACGATGGGGCGTGCGGTGGGCAGCGCGCGTTAACCTTACCTCGCGTTTATAAGTGTGCCGCGAGAATTGCGTTTTCGCCCGCGCCATTCGGGCATAGTTCCTTAGAGCTACTCGAAAATTTCAATCCGGCGGGGCCGGGTTGAGGGGTCGAAAACATATAGGAGACCGCTGTGGGGTCGCCGCCGAATCTTGACGTTTACGTGTGCCCGAAATGCGCCGGGACACTCACTTACGTTCCTGCTGCCGACGCAGGCCAGCACGTTCGCGGCACGCTGAGCTGCGAGCAAGCGCACACCTATCCGGTCACCGACATCCCGCGCTTCGTGCAGGATGAGGGGTACACCAGCAATTTCGGCAAGCAGTGGGCTGAGTTCCGCAAGACGCAAGTCGATAGCGCGACGGGTAACACTGAATCGCGCGATCGCTTCTTCAATGGCACCGGCTGGCCGGCGTCCATGTCGGGCGAGACAATTCTAGAAGCCGGTTGCGGTTCGGGTCGCTTCACAGAAATCATGTTGGGCACTGGCGCGCGCGTGATCTCGTTCGATTACAGTGTGGCTGCCGATGTCGCGCATGACTCCTTTGCATCAAAAGGCGCGACTATCTCCCAAGCCAGCATCTATGAGATGCCGTATCGCAAGGGCTCGTTCGACCGCGTGTTTTGCTATGGCGTCATCCAGCACACCCCGGACGTGAGGAAGTCATTCTTCAATCTCGTTGAGATGGTGAAGCCGGGCGGTGAGATCGCCGTCGACGTCTACGATGCATGGAAGTGGATCTTCCATTCACGCTATCGCGTGCGGTGGTTCACCAAGCGAATGAACCAAGAGAAGCTGCTCGCATGGTGCCGCAAGGTTGTGCCGGCA
It encodes the following:
- a CDS encoding class I SAM-dependent methyltransferase; translation: MGSPPNLDVYVCPKCAGTLTYVPAADAGQHVRGTLSCEQAHTYPVTDIPRFVQDEGYTSNFGKQWAEFRKTQVDSATGNTESRDRFFNGTGWPASMSGETILEAGCGSGRFTEIMLGTGARVISFDYSVAADVAHDSFASKGATISQASIYEMPYRKGSFDRVFCYGVIQHTPDVRKSFFNLVEMVKPGGEIAVDVYDAWKWIFHSRYRVRWFTKRMNQEKLLAWCRKVVPAYMKVMPPMHPYNQIFVPIKDYRGARPGFTEEQLVEYSILDTFDMLAPEYDQPQSAGTMRRWCKEAGLTDVHIQVGGNGLEIRARKPATAKAADESTKRALETAATAAA
- the dksA gene encoding RNA polymerase-binding protein DksA, which translates into the protein MATSTKEYRPSEDEPFMNERQREFFRKKLLAWKEEILEESRGTIATLQQDTVNEADLADRATSETDRALELRTRDRQRKLISKIEEALRRLDDGSYGYCEETGEPIALSRLEARPIATLSLEAQERHERRERVHRDD
- a CDS encoding fatty acid--CoA ligase yields the protein MAASLRPEEFDLMATLGDVPRHHARERGDRVALTFEGRDTTFAQLNDNSNRTTNALIAAGLKAGDRVCYFGKNSDHYFELLFAVMKAGAVISPIGWRLSADEVAYIVDDAQSSLLFVGPECFEVAEAAAAMSQTKPKIIAMEPGAHGRPVFEPWRNAFPAEDLNIAVTPQTTALLLYTSGTTGRPKGVMLTSANILRSRRNLAEAKMGWNEWQEGEVSYCAMPVAHIGGTGWCLVGLINGVKNVVARDFNPMEALEVIPRERIAKMFMVPAALQFVIRTPRAREIDYSSLTHILYGASPMPVDLLRECMEVFGCGFVQQYGMTETTGTVSYLPPQDHDPKGNQRMRSAGLPMPGVEMAIFDADGKRLGPNESGEIATRSAANMKGYWRKEDATASTINGDGWLRTGDAGYIDEDGYVYIQDRIKDMIITGGENVYPAEVENAVHGHPHVAEVAVIGVPDATWGESVKAIVVPKPGVTPDADDIIAFTRSRIAHFKAPRSVDFLSTPLPRSASGKILRRELREPYWAGKDRRVN
- a CDS encoding DUF2214 family protein, whose protein sequence is MLLHDAALSYLHFIFALILVAALAAEAFMLRLPVDGRVARLLLRIDLFYGVSAVGVIAAGLARVFWGAKGAEFYGAQPFFWAKLAAFAVIGIISIAPTRKFIGWVRQAGKDAAFAVAEAEVKGVRRLVMIEVHLLALVPLFAALMARGIGS
- a CDS encoding flagellar basal body P-ring protein FlgI; amino-acid sequence: MTAPIAAPMAYAGTRIKDITDFEGVRENQLVGYGLVVGLAGTGDSLRNSAFTRQSLEAMLERLGVAAAGANLNTRNVAAVMVTANLPPFASQGSRIDVTVSALGDARSLAGGQLLVTPLMGADQQVYAVAQGPLAIGGFSASGQSGSSVTRGVPTAGRIASGALVEREIHFDIAAQQELRLALRNPDFTTAQRIAGAINHLLGADAARASNPGSVVLSRPAEYSGDMVTLVSQIENLEVEVDTPARIVIDESSGIVVMGENVKVSTVAIAQGNLTISIQEDPFVSQPAPLSRGETVVAPSSGVNVDEEAGGLVMVPGGVPLRQLVNGLNALGVTPRDMISILQALKAAGAIQAEIEVM
- a CDS encoding flagellar assembly protein FliX — protein: MKIEPGRNVGSSSSAGKAGKTAAPGFAPATDAPQRTAAAAPTGAVASLDSILALQGAEDPMQRRARQRRRGQEALDTLEELERGLVLGRAPGGLKARLEALHGRSEQTGDAGLDAILHEIDVRLAVEAAKLERISGKV